One genomic region from Fusobacterium sp. JB019 encodes:
- a CDS encoding PTS sugar transporter subunit IIC, which translates to MVEIRAFLEKKDVKISVERYLIKAMSNMAMGLFASLLVGTILKTVGLKFGIEYLVKDVAPMAMQMTGAAIGVAVAYGLNAPPLVLFASTITGASGNALGGPACAFIATIVGVEIGKLISKETKIDVILTPAFTIISGMLIGTAIGPIISKVMWTFGEVIMRATELQPFYMGIFVSVLVGIALTLPISSAAICMMLSLGGIAAGAATVGCCSQMIGFAVISFRENGWGGFFAQGLGTSMLQMSNIIKNWKIWIPSILTSAILGPVATIVFKMENSPLGAGMGTSGLVGQVTTVSVMDKGPSIYVIILFLHFILPGVISLIIAEFMRKKNWIKEGDLRLHL; encoded by the coding sequence ATTGTGGAAATCAGAGCTTTCTTAGAAAAAAAAGATGTAAAAATTAGTGTGGAAAGATACCTTATAAAAGCTATGAGTAATATGGCTATGGGACTTTTTGCATCACTTCTTGTAGGGACGATACTAAAAACTGTAGGACTTAAATTTGGAATAGAATATTTAGTTAAAGATGTTGCACCAATGGCTATGCAGATGACAGGAGCTGCAATTGGTGTTGCAGTAGCTTATGGACTTAACGCTCCACCTCTTGTTTTATTTGCTTCAACTATAACAGGAGCTAGTGGAAATGCTCTAGGTGGTCCAGCTTGTGCTTTTATTGCAACAATTGTTGGAGTAGAAATTGGTAAATTAATCTCTAAGGAAACAAAAATAGATGTAATATTAACTCCTGCTTTTACAATAATTTCAGGAATGCTAATTGGAACTGCAATAGGACCAATAATTTCAAAAGTTATGTGGACATTTGGAGAGGTTATTATGCGAGCTACTGAATTACAACCATTTTATATGGGTATTTTTGTTTCAGTTTTAGTTGGAATAGCTTTGACTTTACCAATCAGTAGTGCAGCAATTTGTATGATGCTTAGTTTAGGAGGGATAGCTGCAGGAGCAGCAACTGTTGGATGTTGTTCTCAAATGATAGGATTTGCAGTAATAAGTTTTAGAGAAAATGGTTGGGGAGGATTTTTTGCTCAAGGGCTAGGAACTTCCATGCTTCAAATGAGTAATATTATAAAAAACTGGAAGATATGGATTCCATCAATTTTAACTTCAGCTATACTTGGACCAGTAGCTACAATTGTTTTTAAAATGGAAAACAGTCCTTTGGGAGCTGGGATGGGGACAAGTGGTCTAGTAGGTCAGGTTACAACAGTTTCAGTTATGGATAAGGGACCGTCAATATATGTAATAATTTTATTTTTACATTTTATATTGCCAGGTGTAATATCATTAATTATAGCTGAATTTATGAGAAAGAAAAATTGGATAAAAGAGGGAGATTTAAGATTACATCTATAA
- the ispG gene encoding flavodoxin-dependent (E)-4-hydroxy-3-methylbut-2-enyl-diphosphate synthase: protein MKKTKEIKIGNILVGGDNPVIIQSMTNIKTSDAEGTIKQILELEQEGCELVRVTVNNEEAARAIKEIKKRINIPLVADIHFDYRLAIMAIENGIDKLRINPGNIGSDEKIKLVVEKAKENNIPIRIGVNSGSVEKKILEKYGEVTADGMVESAMYHVGLLEKFGFKDIIISIKASNVKMMVDAYRKISDLVDYPLHLGVTEAGTAFQGTIKSAIGIGSLLVAGIGDTIRVSLTENPVEEIKVAKEILKVLGLRKGVEIVSCPTCGRTEIDLISLAKKVEKEFKDLNENIKIAVMGCVVNGPGEAKEADFGVAGGKGEGIIFKKGVIIKKVKEEDIITELKRIIEKK from the coding sequence ATGAAAAAGACAAAGGAAATTAAGATAGGAAATATTTTAGTTGGGGGAGACAATCCTGTTATTATACAGTCAATGACAAATATCAAAACAAGTGATGCTGAAGGGACTATAAAACAAATTTTAGAATTAGAACAAGAAGGTTGCGAATTAGTGAGGGTTACAGTGAATAATGAAGAGGCAGCAAGAGCAATAAAAGAAATAAAAAAAAGAATAAATATTCCTTTAGTTGCAGATATTCATTTTGATTATAGATTAGCTATTATGGCAATAGAAAATGGTATAGATAAATTAAGAATCAATCCTGGAAATATAGGTAGCGATGAAAAAATTAAATTAGTTGTAGAAAAGGCTAAAGAAAATAATATTCCTATTAGAATAGGAGTTAATAGTGGTTCTGTTGAAAAGAAAATTTTAGAAAAATACGGGGAAGTAACAGCAGATGGTATGGTTGAAAGTGCAATGTATCATGTAGGACTTTTAGAAAAATTTGGTTTTAAGGATATAATTATTTCAATAAAAGCAAGTAATGTAAAAATGATGGTAGATGCATATAGAAAAATTAGTGATTTAGTTGACTATCCATTACATTTAGGAGTTACAGAAGCAGGAACAGCTTTCCAAGGAACAATAAAATCTGCAATAGGAATTGGAAGCCTATTAGTTGCTGGAATAGGAGATACTATTAGAGTTTCTTTAACAGAAAATCCAGTGGAAGAAATAAAGGTTGCTAAAGAAATATTAAAAGTTTTAGGTTTAAGAAAGGGTGTTGAAATAGTTTCATGCCCAACTTGTGGAAGAACAGAAATAGATTTAATATCTTTAGCAAAAAAAGTAGAAAAAGAATTTAAAGATTTAAATGAAAATATAAAAATAGCAGTTATGGGTTGTGTAGTTAATGGACCTGGTGAAGCAAAAGAAGCTGATTTTGGAGTGGCTGGTGGAAAAGGTGAAGGAATTATTTTTAAAAAAGGAGTCATTATCAAAAAGGTTAAAGAAGAAGACATTATAACAGAATTGAAAAGAATAATTGAAAAAAAATAA
- a CDS encoding RNA polymerase sigma factor, producing the protein MDFDQIYDEYFDRVYYKILSSVKNPEDAEDLAQEVFISVYKNLHKFRADSKVYTWIYRIAINKTYDFFRKKKINLELNEEILNIEESVDLNGSMIVEENLKKLDKREQEVVILKDVYGYKLREIAQLKGRNISTIKSIYYKALKNLEED; encoded by the coding sequence ATGGATTTTGATCAAATATATGATGAGTATTTCGATCGTGTTTATTACAAAATCCTCAGTTCAGTTAAAAATCCAGAAGATGCGGAAGATTTAGCCCAAGAAGTCTTTATAAGCGTATACAAAAATTTACATAAGTTCCGGGCAGATAGTAAAGTTTATACCTGGATATATAGAATTGCAATAAATAAAACTTATGATTTCTTTAGGAAAAAGAAAATAAATTTGGAGTTGAATGAGGAGATACTAAACATTGAAGAATCTGTAGATCTTAATGGATCTATGATTGTGGAAGAAAATCTAAAAAAATTAGATAAAAGAGAACAAGAAGTTGTTATTCTTAAAGATGTTTATGGATACAAGCTTAGGGAAATAGCACAATTAAAAGGTAGAAATATATCAACAATAAAATCAATATATTATAAAGCGTTAAAAAATTTAGAGGAGGATTAA
- the htpX gene encoding zinc metalloprotease HtpX — MKNIKTFLLMAVMTFILMAIGNALGGRQGTIIALLFAGVGNFISYWYSDKIVLKMYRATPVSENSDVYKLVQGLTKKANLPMPKVYRINSSQPNAFATGRNPKHAAVAVTTGILNILDDDELSGVIGHELGHVNNRDILIGTVAATFAGAIAFLANMAKWAAIFGGRDDDDGGNPIALIGVAIFAPIAAMVVQMAISRTREYKADQYGAKISGNPLFLARALRKLEIGVQSNPMKANPATENMFIISPLSSREKMANLFSTHPATSDRIARLEEMARK; from the coding sequence ATGAAAAATATCAAAACTTTTTTATTAATGGCTGTCATGACTTTTATTTTAATGGCTATTGGTAATGCCCTAGGAGGTAGACAAGGAACTATTATAGCCTTACTATTCGCTGGAGTTGGAAACTTTATTTCCTATTGGTACAGTGATAAAATTGTTTTAAAAATGTATAGAGCTACACCTGTTTCTGAAAATTCAGATGTTTATAAATTGGTACAAGGACTTACTAAAAAAGCAAATCTTCCTATGCCAAAAGTTTATAGAATTAATTCTTCTCAACCAAATGCTTTTGCTACAGGAAGAAATCCTAAACATGCAGCTGTAGCTGTTACTACTGGTATTCTTAATATCCTTGATGATGATGAACTTTCAGGAGTTATAGGTCATGAACTTGGACATGTTAACAATAGAGATATACTAATTGGAACTGTTGCTGCTACCTTTGCTGGAGCAATTGCCTTTCTTGCTAATATGGCAAAATGGGCTGCAATCTTTGGAGGAAGAGATGATGATGATGGTGGAAATCCAATTGCTTTAATTGGTGTTGCTATCTTTGCTCCTATTGCTGCTATGGTAGTCCAAATGGCTATCTCTCGTACTAGAGAATACAAAGCAGATCAATATGGTGCTAAAATCAGTGGAAATCCTTTATTTCTTGCTAGAGCTCTTAGAAAATTAGAAATTGGTGTTCAGTCAAACCCAATGAAAGCTAATCCTGCAACAGAAAATATGTTTATTATAAGTCCTCTTTCTTCTAGAGAAAAAATGGCTAACTTATTTTCTACTCACCCTGCTACTTCAGATAGAATTGCTAGATTAGAAGAAATGGCCAGAAAATAA
- a CDS encoding Ppx/GppA family phosphatase produces MDNKNYIKAVIDIGTNSCRLFLAKVEEKNKKISILEKLYKETRITKLGNFIEEDSSINENGILKLIEIINYYNEKIKNYNCEKIIAFATSAIREAKNKNEIQKKICKETGIKINVITGAKEGEMTFLGTSKEFKEKIMLMDIGGGSTEFIFGDSNEIEYVKSFKLGAVRETRKYFENDNYEKIQECKDDVRRRIDEIEKFKDRDFLFVGVAGTITTNVSVYEKMENYDTKKVHKYKLTRKNLEDNLKLFLSKPLEERKKIIGLQPERGENVVSGTLIILEVMSILNKEEIIASECDGLEGAMISLHK; encoded by the coding sequence ATGGATAATAAAAATTATATAAAAGCAGTTATAGATATAGGGACAAATTCATGTAGATTATTTTTAGCTAAGGTAGAAGAAAAAAATAAAAAGATATCTATTTTAGAAAAATTATATAAAGAAACTAGGATTACAAAATTAGGAAATTTTATAGAAGAAGATTCTTCGATAAACGAAAATGGTATTTTAAAACTAATTGAAATTATAAATTATTATAATGAAAAAATAAAAAATTATAATTGTGAAAAAATAATTGCCTTTGCAACATCTGCAATAAGAGAAGCGAAAAATAAAAATGAAATACAGAAAAAAATATGCAAAGAAACAGGAATTAAAATAAATGTAATAACAGGAGCAAAGGAAGGAGAAATGACTTTTCTTGGAACCAGTAAAGAATTTAAAGAAAAAATTATGCTTATGGATATAGGTGGAGGAAGCACTGAATTTATTTTTGGAGATTCAAATGAAATAGAATATGTAAAAAGTTTTAAATTAGGAGCTGTAAGAGAAACAAGAAAGTATTTTGAAAATGATAATTATGAAAAAATACAAGAATGTAAAGATGATGTTAGAAGAAGAATAGATGAAATAGAAAAATTTAAAGATAGAGATTTTTTATTCGTTGGAGTAGCAGGGACTATTACTACAAATGTTAGCGTTTATGAAAAAATGGAAAATTATGATACAAAGAAAGTGCATAAATATAAGCTAACTAGAAAAAATTTAGAAGATAATTTAAAATTATTTTTAAGTAAACCTTTAGAAGAAAGAAAAAAAATAATAGGACTTCAACCTGAGCGAGGAGAGAATGTTGTAAGTGGAACACTTATTATATTAGAAGTTATGTCAATTTTAAATAAAGAAGAAATTATAGCATCTGAGTGTGATGGATTAGAAGGAGCTATGATAAGCTTACATAAATAG
- a CDS encoding ABC transporter substrate binding protein: MLKKSLKIFNIMMFLFLFTLSYSNDLPKEKVSDKILFISSYSYDWISVPRQLKGFSENIDNCADIHYIFMDTKKFNYSDIKKDVDFQVEKQFKKFNDYKIIIAGDDNALDYILDRKNKYFKDKGIIFLGINNINKGIKASKDPMVTGILEKLYYEETIALAKKTYPKATRVVAVIDDTKSSNGSKNQLIKSLENFKDLKINYIETSKLSRKEIGERLSSLNLGEDILIFLNFLEDLNGNSYCVEKASKFISENSSVPVFRTDTGIKFGLLGGQIINYEQMGEKASKMANKILQGENIKNIQVEICDPKLVINYEVYKKYNLKLPHHIRKEVNFINKPESFFKKYSNSIIYTLLLIIAIYSISLALIYYNNFKKQRKLTKKAKLKAEAKGNFLASTSHEIRTPMNSIIGATELIKLELKESKNKKIKEYLNIIENSSELLLKLINNVLDIAAIEKNKFKLSQDEFKGEEISTYIENMYLYQCEKKGIKLNINYINVIDEKLKGDIFRINQILLNLVGNAYKFTEKGGRIDLIISEEKLDNNKVKLKLIVKDTGCGMSEELKNRLFNKFEQETSSTVRKYGGSGLGLSITKSIVELMNGEIKVESKKNIGTSFTVELFLDISENKQEKLDTSFEKEYNFSGKKILLVEDNEINKMIMKKILENVGVEVKTAENGKVAYEEFIGAGDNYFDLILMDLKMPETDGYAGTKLIRNSNIGYSKKIKIYAMTADAFSETIKKCFETGMDGHIAKPISPKDLYELLQNML, from the coding sequence ATGCTAAAAAAAAGCTTGAAGATATTTAATATAATGATGTTTTTATTTTTATTCACATTATCTTATTCAAATGATTTACCTAAAGAAAAAGTATCGGATAAAATTTTGTTTATAAGTTCTTATTCATATGATTGGATTTCTGTTCCTAGACAACTAAAGGGATTTTCAGAAAACATAGATAATTGTGCAGATATTCATTATATATTTATGGATACAAAAAAATTTAATTATTCAGATATAAAAAAAGATGTAGATTTTCAGGTAGAAAAGCAATTTAAAAAATTTAATGATTATAAAATTATTATAGCAGGGGATGATAATGCTCTAGATTATATTTTGGATAGAAAAAATAAATATTTTAAAGATAAGGGGATAATTTTTTTAGGAATAAATAATATTAACAAAGGAATAAAAGCAAGCAAAGATCCTATGGTAACAGGGATTCTTGAAAAGCTTTATTATGAAGAAACAATAGCTTTAGCAAAAAAAACATATCCCAAAGCAACAAGGGTTGTTGCAGTAATAGATGATACTAAGTCGTCAAATGGATCTAAAAATCAACTTATTAAATCTTTAGAAAATTTTAAAGACTTAAAGATAAACTACATAGAAACATCAAAACTTTCTAGAAAAGAAATAGGGGAAAGATTATCAAGTTTAAATCTAGGGGAAGATATTCTTATTTTTTTAAATTTCTTAGAAGATTTAAATGGAAATAGTTATTGTGTTGAAAAAGCATCTAAGTTTATTTCTGAAAACTCTTCTGTACCTGTATTTAGAACAGATACAGGTATTAAATTTGGGTTATTAGGTGGGCAAATCATAAATTACGAACAAATGGGAGAAAAAGCCTCAAAAATGGCAAATAAAATCTTACAAGGAGAAAATATAAAAAATATACAGGTAGAAATTTGTGATCCTAAATTAGTAATAAATTATGAAGTATATAAAAAATATAATTTGAAATTGCCTCATCATATAAGAAAAGAAGTTAATTTTATAAATAAACCAGAATCATTTTTTAAAAAATACTCAAATTCAATAATATATACTCTTTTATTAATTATAGCTATTTATAGTATTTCTCTAGCTTTAATTTATTATAATAACTTTAAAAAGCAAAGGAAATTAACTAAAAAAGCTAAATTAAAGGCTGAAGCAAAGGGAAATTTTTTAGCAAGTACTAGTCATGAAATAAGGACACCAATGAATTCTATAATAGGAGCAACAGAATTAATAAAATTAGAGTTAAAAGAGAGTAAAAATAAAAAAATTAAAGAGTATTTAAATATAATTGAAAATTCTTCAGAACTTTTATTAAAATTAATAAATAATGTTTTAGATATTGCGGCAATTGAAAAAAATAAATTTAAATTATCACAAGATGAATTTAAAGGAGAAGAAATATCAACTTATATAGAAAACATGTATCTATATCAATGTGAAAAAAAAGGTATAAAACTAAATATTAATTATATAAATGTAATTGATGAAAAGTTAAAAGGGGATATATTTAGGATTAATCAAATTCTTTTAAATTTAGTGGGAAATGCTTATAAATTTACAGAAAAAGGTGGAAGAATAGACTTAATTATAAGTGAAGAAAAACTAGATAATAATAAGGTAAAACTTAAACTAATAGTTAAAGATACAGGATGTGGAATGAGTGAAGAATTAAAAAATAGATTATTTAATAAATTTGAACAAGAAACATCTAGTACAGTTAGAAAATATGGTGGAAGTGGTTTAGGACTTTCTATAACTAAGAGTATAGTTGAACTTATGAATGGAGAAATTAAAGTTGAAAGTAAAAAAAATATAGGTACAAGTTTTACAGTTGAGCTTTTCTTAGATATTTCTGAAAACAAACAAGAAAAATTAGACACAAGTTTTGAGAAGGAGTATAATTTTTCAGGTAAAAAAATACTTCTTGTGGAAGATAATGAAATAAATAAAATGATAATGAAAAAAATATTAGAAAATGTAGGTGTAGAAGTAAAAACAGCTGAAAATGGTAAAGTTGCTTATGAAGAATTTATAGGTGCAGGGGATAATTATTTTGATTTAATCTTAATGGACTTAAAAATGCCAGAAACAGATGGTTATGCCGGAACTAAATTAATTAGAAATTCAAACATAGGTTACTCAAAGAAAATAAAGATTTATGCAATGACAGCAGATGCTTTTTCAGAGACAATAAAAAAATGTTTTGAAACAGGAATGGATGGGCATATTGCAAAGCCAATAAGTCCTAAAGATTTATATGAATTGTTACAAAATATGTTATAA
- the selD gene encoding selenide, water dikinase SelD, whose amino-acid sequence MKFLLNRCSIGGUSSKIGPEVLSKALKNIPVKEDKNLIVGYEKSDDASVYKINEETAIIQTLDFFTPMVEDPYVFGQIAAANSLSDVYAMGGKPVTAMNIVCYPEKEDIKGLEEIMKGGAEKVFEAGAVLSGGHSIHDQEAKYGLSVTGICNPDKILKNYGSQTGDVLILTKPLGTGIITTASKIGEATDKQMKEVIKNMTTLNKYASEIITKYPVTACTDITGFGFLGHLYEMAEASEKTFIIESELIPYLDGAKEFASEFFITSSGQKNRKHLEGKAKLDNIPFWLEEVLFDPQTSGGLLFSVSPSYLKEIMEELSALEIKSSVVGTVEDAGVNNIIVR is encoded by the coding sequence ATGAAGTTTTTATTAAATAGATGCTCAATAGGAGGCTGATCAAGTAAGATAGGGCCAGAGGTTCTTTCTAAAGCATTAAAAAATATCCCAGTTAAAGAAGATAAAAATTTAATTGTAGGATATGAAAAGTCTGATGATGCATCAGTTTACAAAATAAATGAAGAAACAGCGATTATTCAAACTTTAGATTTTTTTACTCCAATGGTAGAAGATCCTTATGTTTTTGGACAAATTGCAGCAGCTAATTCTTTAAGTGATGTTTATGCTATGGGTGGTAAACCAGTAACAGCAATGAATATTGTTTGCTATCCTGAAAAAGAGGATATAAAAGGATTGGAAGAAATAATGAAAGGTGGAGCAGAAAAGGTTTTTGAAGCAGGAGCAGTCCTAAGTGGTGGGCACTCTATTCATGATCAAGAAGCAAAGTATGGTCTTTCTGTTACAGGAATTTGTAATCCTGATAAAATTTTAAAAAATTATGGTTCTCAAACTGGTGATGTACTTATATTGACAAAGCCACTTGGAACAGGAATAATAACAACAGCTTCTAAGATAGGGGAAGCAACTGATAAGCAGATGAAAGAAGTCATAAAGAATATGACAACTTTGAATAAATATGCATCAGAAATAATAACTAAATATCCAGTAACAGCTTGTACAGATATAACAGGTTTTGGTTTTTTAGGACATCTCTATGAAATGGCTGAAGCTTCTGAAAAAACATTTATAATAGAAAGTGAATTAATTCCATATTTAGATGGAGCAAAGGAATTTGCTAGTGAATTTTTTATCACAAGTAGTGGTCAAAAAAATAGAAAACATTTAGAAGGGAAAGCCAAGCTTGATAATATTCCATTTTGGTTAGAAGAAGTATTATTTGATCCTCAGACTTCAGGAGGATTGTTATTTTCTGTATCACCTTCTTACTTAAAAGAAATTATGGAAGAATTATCAGCTTTAGAAATAAAATCATCTGTTGTGGGAACTGTTGAAGATGCTGGAGTAAATAATATAATAGTGAGGTAA